In a genomic window of Thermus sp. LT1-2-5:
- a CDS encoding AAA family ATPase: MSVRIREGFEREFALLMEKLPPWIRREVEGHGVDLEELALDLGYPLAYTVGGRTFYSEREVRKEDLDFVLHRVGGFKENNRAGLEGTLHRISRILSALEEMAGITIRVGKFVEGVAEPLRPYLVEGGGSLLVVGPPRTGKTTLLRDIVRILAEVYGSRVVAVDTSNEIGGDGLIPHPGIRPARRMQVPDPPSRNQGRVIYQAIANHSPEIVVVDEIGYNEDVQECLTASRRGVRVVATAHGERLLDVLENPALHPVLGEPDLKARARRTRPAFAMALQVVGKGRFLLYPDLGQALDDLLEGREPEGVRLGVWE; this comes from the coding sequence ATGAGTGTGCGCATACGGGAAGGCTTTGAGCGGGAGTTCGCCCTCCTCATGGAGAAGCTTCCCCCATGGATAAGGCGGGAGGTGGAGGGCCACGGGGTGGATTTGGAGGAGCTAGCCCTGGACCTGGGCTACCCCCTGGCCTACACCGTGGGGGGCAGAACCTTCTACTCGGAGCGGGAGGTGCGCAAGGAGGACCTGGACTTCGTGCTCCACCGGGTGGGGGGGTTCAAGGAGAACAACCGGGCGGGCCTCGAGGGCACCCTCCACCGCATCAGCCGCATCCTCTCCGCCTTGGAGGAGATGGCGGGGATCACCATCCGGGTGGGGAAGTTCGTGGAAGGGGTGGCCGAGCCCCTCAGGCCCTACCTGGTGGAGGGGGGCGGGAGCCTCCTGGTGGTGGGGCCGCCCCGCACGGGGAAGACCACCCTCCTCCGGGACATCGTGCGCATCCTGGCGGAGGTCTACGGGAGCCGGGTGGTGGCCGTGGACACCTCCAACGAGATAGGGGGGGATGGGCTCATCCCCCACCCCGGGATCCGCCCCGCCCGCCGGATGCAGGTGCCGGACCCCCCCAGCAGAAACCAGGGGCGGGTCATCTACCAGGCCATCGCCAACCACTCCCCGGAGATCGTGGTGGTGGACGAGATCGGCTACAACGAGGACGTCCAGGAATGCCTCACCGCAAGCCGTAGAGGGGTGCGGGTGGTGGCCACCGCCCACGGGGAGAGGCTTCTGGACGTGCTGGAGAACCCCGCCCTGCACCCGGTCCTGGGGGAGCCCGACCTCAAGGCCCGGGCCCGGCGCACCCGGCCCGCCTTCGCCATGGCCCTGCAGGTGGTGGGCAAGGGGCGCTTCCTCCTCTACCCCGACCTGGGCCAGGCCTTGGACGACCTCCTGGAGGGAAGGGAGCCCGAGGGGGTGCGCTTGGGGGTTTGGGAATAA
- a CDS encoding S-layer homology domain-containing protein, whose product MKRLSLLAGMAAVGLLAKAQMADVPRGHWAEAAVRALLEKGILTGYQDGTFRGQQALSRYQAAVMLYRAYLTWTEEVLAQVRKTLEDAGLAPERVAEALSGLAALQEALPQVERALAEQGVRLEALGADLEELRAALVSLLEAQGEAKAQADKVKALEEALARADGAYREQASRLAALEARLAALERAVEELARSLKEAEEARLKEAQATGRRVYALEERAKALEEATRSRAQGEVFLGVGEGGPLAGLSLRYGEAHLRLGTDGAEAALRAGPLELRYRDALGREALARYGLFSGIRFLGEVGVGDGGYLFGAAYVEHERQGGLLPGVYARLGAGAGLVGGEPGRYWLEAQGGALLGPVDLTLGFGRYFGLGEGDTPLSALFLSATYPGAGFALSLRGAYAVPHEDIGRESAYFVAGGVEASLAPFRLTLTGGYRDGLRGFGVASYAERFRFTTATGFFGGVRVGYEVRF is encoded by the coding sequence ATGAAGCGCTTGTCCCTTCTCGCAGGTATGGCGGCGGTGGGGCTTCTGGCCAAGGCCCAGATGGCGGACGTGCCCCGGGGGCACTGGGCGGAGGCGGCGGTGCGGGCCCTTCTGGAGAAGGGCATCCTCACCGGCTACCAAGACGGCACCTTCCGGGGCCAGCAGGCCCTGAGCCGCTACCAGGCGGCGGTGATGCTCTACCGGGCCTACCTCACCTGGACGGAGGAGGTCCTGGCCCAGGTGCGCAAGACCTTGGAGGACGCTGGCCTAGCCCCGGAGCGGGTGGCGGAGGCGCTTTCGGGCCTGGCCGCCCTGCAGGAGGCCTTGCCCCAGGTGGAAAGGGCTTTGGCGGAGCAGGGGGTGCGGCTTGAGGCCCTGGGCGCGGACTTGGAGGAGCTCAGGGCGGCCCTCGTGAGCCTCCTGGAGGCCCAGGGGGAGGCCAAGGCCCAGGCCGACAAGGTGAAGGCCCTGGAGGAGGCCCTGGCCCGGGCGGACGGGGCCTACCGGGAGCAGGCCTCGAGGCTGGCCGCCCTGGAAGCCCGGCTCGCCGCCCTGGAGCGGGCGGTGGAGGAGCTGGCCCGAAGCCTCAAGGAGGCGGAGGAGGCGAGGCTCAAGGAGGCCCAGGCCACGGGGCGGCGGGTCTACGCCCTGGAGGAGCGGGCCAAGGCCCTGGAGGAGGCAACCCGGAGCCGGGCGCAAGGGGAGGTCTTCCTGGGGGTGGGGGAGGGAGGCCCCCTGGCGGGGCTCTCCTTGCGCTACGGGGAGGCGCACCTGCGCCTGGGGACGGACGGGGCGGAGGCCGCCTTGCGGGCGGGCCCCCTGGAGCTCCGCTACCGGGACGCCCTGGGCCGGGAGGCCCTGGCCCGCTACGGCCTCTTCAGCGGGATCCGCTTCCTGGGAGAGGTGGGGGTGGGGGACGGGGGCTACCTCTTCGGGGCCGCCTACGTGGAGCACGAGCGCCAGGGGGGGCTTCTCCCTGGGGTCTACGCCCGGCTTGGGGCCGGGGCGGGCCTGGTGGGGGGCGAGCCCGGCAGGTACTGGCTTGAGGCCCAAGGGGGCGCCCTCCTGGGCCCGGTGGACCTCACCCTGGGCTTCGGGCGCTACTTCGGCCTGGGGGAGGGGGATACGCCCCTTTCCGCCCTTTTCCTGAGCGCCACCTACCCCGGGGCGGGCTTCGCCCTAAGCCTGCGGGGAGCCTATGCGGTGCCCCACGAGGACATCGGGCGGGAGAGCGCCTACTTCGTGGCGGGCGGGGTGGAGGCCTCCCTGGCCCCCTTCCGCCTCACCCTCACGGGCGGCTACCGGGACGGCCTCCGGGGGTTCGGGGTGGCCTCCTATGCCGAGCGCTTCCGCTTCACCACGGCCACGGGGTTCTTCGGCGGGGTGCGGGTGGGGTATGAGGTTCGCTTCTAA
- a CDS encoding DUF87 domain-containing protein — translation MTSAGTANPFSRAREASLTALLPYWEIQDGLMVLSDGRVELGVALEMGPTLFVHTAYMEGLVAVLKSLLRTAIPEGARARLLVEVSPSHPSRVEAYREGEPAHPVARFLQDRRYEAWRWRWEAEGVLEKRVYLTVLLGRVRHRKRRVPFTREEWAEVVREASRVRERILQTAMAYRIRAVPLGDQELFALAYRYLNPALALAEVPEYRPTWQRYPREAVRRIPSLRPPTLRALLARSEVDNSYRDALYVGGMWAGILSLYTVPDETYAEMGDILAQAGGSRFYLVMDFFHEPHEMALRALKARARRYYAASQSGTYVDPNVRVGQAETEGAITHISQTGDHVFQVGVSLVLLDRDRRALEGRIAQAMSALSKVPGNPFRVLRNGLLTPWLNLAPLSGGLAEERVYLLETNAAHFLPTTGAWKGSPRPVALFQNRQGALVYVDPFDKRLRNYNGIVVGGSGSGKTFAVQYLISELLRDDSVSVVILDRGKNYQALVEAFGGALVEIRPGAGTAVNPFDLDEGEVEPSPEKKGDLLKILRAMVPPGEDKTEEAVENAILEAAIEQTYKRATTVDLLDDGTEEKRYLGARLSDLVKTLLTLDELGGRSVSPSEKEVARSLALRLQSWTGDSPMGSFVDRPTSVPVSSARVVCYELEGLDAYEGLDVVGTMLMAGLIWKRALEGKRRGEERRILVVLDEAWKVFKNRYAANLVEELYRRFRHLGGGIWSITQSLQDFQGESAGRIVQNTTWFFLLRVQGEDEYVQSLFHLPDRAMAVFRSLGGVKGKFSELMVWSVRDDQKEGDVLQLWPTPYDYWLFTSAQEEAAKRRKLVEAYGGDVLKAVRDLAEGRA, via the coding sequence ATGACGAGCGCTGGAACCGCTAATCCCTTCTCCCGGGCGCGGGAGGCTTCCCTCACCGCGCTCTTGCCGTACTGGGAGATCCAAGACGGCCTCATGGTCCTCTCCGATGGCCGGGTGGAGCTTGGGGTGGCCCTGGAAATGGGCCCCACCCTCTTCGTGCACACCGCCTACATGGAGGGCCTGGTGGCCGTCCTGAAGAGCCTCCTTCGCACGGCCATCCCCGAGGGGGCCCGGGCCCGGCTCCTGGTGGAGGTCTCTCCCTCCCACCCTTCCCGGGTGGAGGCCTACCGGGAGGGGGAGCCTGCCCACCCCGTGGCCCGCTTTCTACAGGACAGGCGCTACGAGGCCTGGCGTTGGCGGTGGGAGGCCGAGGGGGTCTTGGAGAAGCGGGTCTACCTCACCGTCCTCCTGGGGCGGGTGCGCCACCGGAAGAGGCGGGTGCCCTTCACCCGGGAGGAATGGGCGGAGGTGGTGCGGGAGGCCTCGAGGGTCAGGGAGCGCATCCTGCAGACGGCCATGGCCTACCGCATCCGGGCGGTGCCCCTAGGGGACCAGGAGCTCTTTGCCCTGGCCTACCGCTACCTGAACCCCGCCCTGGCCCTGGCGGAGGTGCCGGAGTACCGCCCCACCTGGCAGCGCTACCCCCGGGAGGCGGTGCGGCGCATCCCCTCCCTGCGCCCGCCCACCCTGAGGGCCCTCCTGGCCCGGAGTGAGGTGGACAACTCCTACCGGGACGCCCTCTACGTGGGGGGCATGTGGGCGGGTATTCTCTCCCTCTACACCGTGCCCGACGAAACCTACGCCGAGATGGGGGACATCCTGGCCCAGGCGGGGGGAAGCCGCTTCTACCTGGTCATGGACTTCTTCCACGAGCCCCACGAGATGGCCCTCAGGGCCCTCAAGGCCCGGGCCCGGCGCTACTACGCCGCCAGCCAGTCGGGAACCTATGTGGACCCCAACGTGCGGGTGGGGCAGGCGGAGACCGAAGGGGCCATCACCCACATCTCCCAAACGGGGGACCACGTGTTCCAGGTGGGGGTGAGCCTGGTCCTCCTGGACCGGGACCGCCGGGCCCTGGAGGGGCGCATCGCCCAGGCCATGTCCGCCCTCTCCAAGGTGCCCGGGAACCCCTTCCGGGTCCTGAGGAACGGCCTCCTCACCCCCTGGCTCAACCTGGCCCCCCTCTCTGGGGGCCTAGCGGAGGAGCGGGTCTACCTCCTGGAGACCAACGCCGCCCACTTCCTCCCCACCACCGGGGCCTGGAAGGGGAGCCCCAGGCCCGTGGCCCTCTTCCAGAACCGGCAAGGGGCCTTGGTCTACGTGGACCCCTTCGACAAGCGGCTCAGGAACTACAACGGCATCGTGGTGGGGGGCTCGGGGAGCGGCAAGACCTTTGCGGTGCAGTACCTCATCTCCGAACTCCTCCGGGACGACAGCGTGAGCGTGGTCATCCTGGACCGGGGCAAGAACTACCAGGCCCTGGTGGAGGCCTTCGGGGGGGCTCTGGTGGAGATCCGCCCCGGGGCGGGCACCGCTGTGAACCCCTTCGACCTGGACGAAGGCGAGGTGGAGCCCTCCCCGGAGAAGAAGGGAGACCTCCTGAAGATCCTCCGGGCCATGGTCCCTCCCGGGGAGGACAAGACGGAGGAGGCGGTGGAGAACGCCATCCTGGAGGCGGCCATCGAGCAGACCTACAAGCGGGCCACCACCGTGGACCTCCTCGATGACGGCACGGAGGAGAAGCGCTACCTGGGGGCGCGGCTTTCCGACCTGGTGAAGACCCTCCTCACCCTGGACGAGCTGGGCGGGCGAAGCGTCTCCCCCTCGGAGAAGGAGGTGGCCAGGAGCCTGGCGCTGAGGCTCCAGTCCTGGACGGGGGACTCCCCCATGGGCAGCTTCGTGGACCGCCCCACCAGCGTCCCCGTGTCCAGCGCCCGGGTGGTCTGCTACGAGCTCGAGGGCCTGGACGCCTACGAGGGCCTGGACGTGGTGGGGACCATGCTCATGGCGGGCCTCATCTGGAAGCGGGCCCTGGAGGGGAAGCGGCGGGGGGAAGAGAGGCGGATCCTGGTGGTCTTGGACGAGGCCTGGAAGGTGTTCAAGAACCGCTACGCCGCCAACCTGGTGGAGGAGCTCTACCGCCGCTTCCGCCACCTGGGCGGGGGCATCTGGTCCATCACCCAAAGCCTCCAGGACTTCCAGGGGGAAAGCGCCGGGCGCATCGTGCAGAACACCACCTGGTTCTTCCTCCTCCGGGTGCAGGGGGAGGACGAGTACGTGCAGAGCCTCTTCCACCTCCCCGACCGGGCCATGGCCGTCTTCCGCTCCCTGGGTGGGGTCAAGGGGAAGTTCAGCGAGCTCATGGTTTGGAGCGTGCGGGACGACCAAAAGGAGGGGGACGTGCTCCAGCTTTGGCCCACCCCCTACGACTACTGGCTTTTCACTAGCGCCCAGGAAGAGGCGGCCAAGCGGCGGAAGCTGGTGGAGGCCTACGGGGGGGACGTCCTCAAGGCGGTGCGGGACCTGGCGGAGGGGCGGGCATGA
- a CDS encoding TrbC/VirB2 family protein → MRTWVQKAKAFLFSEHGRFLVLALLASLVLFSGVAHAQADQAFNNVTAAICTIVKYLKGPIGLGIIVLMFAIGGISLAIGGRNAMPLMIGAGIGGIVIAAAPYFAKMFITTSENLPPACSGVI, encoded by the coding sequence GTGCGCACTTGGGTACAAAAGGCGAAGGCTTTCCTCTTCTCTGAGCATGGCAGGTTCCTGGTTCTGGCCCTTTTGGCCAGTCTGGTCCTCTTCTCCGGCGTGGCCCATGCCCAGGCGGACCAGGCCTTCAACAACGTGACGGCAGCCATCTGCACCATCGTGAAGTACCTGAAGGGGCCCATCGGCCTGGGGATCATCGTCCTCATGTTCGCCATCGGGGGCATCAGCCTGGCCATCGGGGGGCGCAACGCCATGCCCCTCATGATCGGGGCGGGCATCGGGGGGATCGTCATTGCCGCCGCTCCCTACTTCGCCAAGATGTTCATCACCACATCGGAAAACCTTCCCCCGGCCTGCAGCGGGGTCATCTAG
- a CDS encoding lytic transglycosylase domain-containing protein — protein sequence MGRLAALFFLLVPALACGHIPHDLWHLTWRHARAWGVDPYLVAAVVWVESGYCPQAVGRAGEVGLGQFMPGTWTRTTGAPPEWRAHPEWALWATAKHLRELYLATGDWRKALAAYNAGLGAVRSGRIPASTERYVERVLRVYRGFLRGGG from the coding sequence GTGGGACGGCTAGCGGCCCTCTTTTTCCTCCTGGTGCCCGCCCTGGCCTGCGGGCACATCCCCCATGACCTCTGGCACCTCACCTGGCGGCACGCCCGGGCCTGGGGGGTGGACCCCTACCTGGTGGCGGCGGTGGTCTGGGTGGAAAGCGGCTACTGCCCCCAGGCGGTGGGGCGGGCGGGGGAGGTGGGCCTGGGCCAGTTCATGCCGGGCACCTGGACCCGCACCACCGGGGCCCCTCCCGAGTGGCGGGCGCACCCGGAGTGGGCCCTGTGGGCCACGGCCAAGCACTTGCGGGAGCTCTACCTGGCCACAGGGGACTGGCGGAAGGCCCTGGCCGCCTACAACGCCGGGCTCGGGGCGGTGCGCTCGGGGCGGATCCCCGCCTCCACGGAGCGCTACGTGGAGCGGGTCCTCCGGGTCTACCGGGGCTTCCTGCGGGGTGGGGGATGA
- a CDS encoding DUF433 domain-containing protein has translation MVLTERIPLVADEAGGLRVEGTRVYLEDLLDAYEGGLSPEEMVLAYPSLSLADVYAVLAWALRHPEEVAAYRERAKRAALEAEERARVHFPKALLARLGRA, from the coding sequence ATGGTCCTGACCGAGCGGATCCCCCTAGTGGCGGACGAGGCCGGAGGCCTCCGGGTAGAGGGCACCCGGGTCTACCTGGAAGACCTCCTGGACGCCTACGAGGGGGGGCTCTCCCCCGAGGAGATGGTCCTGGCCTACCCCAGCCTAAGCCTTGCGGACGTGTACGCCGTCCTGGCTTGGGCTCTGCGCCACCCGGAGGAGGTGGCCGCCTACCGGGAGAGGGCGAAGAGGGCGGCTCTGGAGGCGGAGGAGCGGGCCCGGGTCCACTTCCCCAAGGCCCTTCTCGCCCGGCTGGGTAGGGCGTGA
- a CDS encoding DUF5615 family PIN-like protein, which yields MKLLLDENVERALFLGLKRRHPGLDVVRVVDVGLGGRSDAEVLEWAAREGRVLVSRDHATLSAEAARRIEEGRPMSGLILLRRGVGVGRILEDLELLLTAARPGELENAILYLPF from the coding sequence GTGAAGCTCCTTTTGGACGAGAACGTGGAAAGGGCCCTCTTCCTGGGCCTGAAGCGGCGCCACCCCGGGCTAGACGTGGTTCGGGTAGTGGACGTGGGCCTTGGGGGGAGATCAGACGCTGAGGTCCTGGAGTGGGCCGCCCGGGAAGGACGGGTGCTGGTGTCCAGGGACCACGCCACCCTGAGCGCCGAGGCCGCGCGGCGCATAGAGGAGGGCAGGCCCATGTCTGGGCTCATCCTCTTGCGCCGGGGGGTCGGCGTGGGCCGGATCTTGGAGGATCTGGAGCTCCTTCTGACTGCCGCGCGACCTGGGGAGCTGGAGAACGCCATCCTGTATCTGCCCTTCTAG
- a CDS encoding S24 family peptidase → MAPPLPEGQKRVFLEAARLLRRGLSPTAHDLTRALGLRPQTVRQHLEALARKGLVVLYPQGHGRPTHVELTPEGRLLAGLAIPVVGRVPAGPLEEALEEVEGLIPLPARPNLFALVVEGDSMAEYLLDGDVVVVERGVRPRRGEIAAVLHEGKTTLKYIYPEGDMVVLKPHNPAYPTLRLPASEVEVQGVFRFLLRGREALEAMRLLLRWSYEH, encoded by the coding sequence ATGGCACCCCCCTTGCCGGAAGGGCAAAAGCGGGTCTTTTTAGAAGCGGCGCGGCTCCTGCGCCGGGGCCTTTCCCCCACGGCCCATGACCTGACCCGGGCCTTGGGCTTGCGGCCGCAGACCGTGCGCCAGCACCTGGAGGCCCTGGCCCGGAAGGGCCTGGTGGTCCTCTATCCCCAAGGGCACGGCCGCCCCACCCACGTGGAGCTTACCCCGGAGGGGAGGCTGCTTGCGGGCCTCGCCATCCCGGTGGTGGGAAGGGTTCCTGCGGGGCCCCTGGAGGAGGCTCTGGAGGAGGTGGAGGGCCTCATCCCCCTGCCCGCACGCCCTAACCTTTTCGCCCTCGTGGTGGAAGGGGACAGCATGGCGGAGTACCTCCTGGATGGGGACGTGGTGGTGGTGGAGCGGGGAGTAAGGCCGAGGCGAGGGGAGATTGCCGCCGTGCTTCACGAGGGGAAGACCACGCTCAAGTACATCTACCCCGAAGGGGACATGGTGGTCCTCAAACCCCACAACCCCGCCTATCCCACCCTGCGCTTGCCCGCCTCGGAGGTGGAGGTCCAGGGAGTGTTTCGCTTCCTTCTCCGGGGGCGGGAGGCCCTCGAGGCGATGCGGCTTCTTTTGAGGTGGAGCTATGAGCACTGA
- a CDS encoding type II toxin-antitoxin system death-on-curing family toxin: MPAKLYYRHGGHKFLTPEAIREAHREIIGETGGLPGLRDKEALQRAAYAPTESAGGQDAYPTLFTKVAAVGYRLCQGHPFIDGNKRTALHAMVWTLGANGYRVRLQPLASATVMVLVATGHLSIPGLRIALILWCGLDPADETL, translated from the coding sequence GTGCCTGCCAAGCTCTACTACCGCCACGGCGGGCACAAGTTTTTGACCCCGGAGGCCATCCGGGAGGCTCACCGGGAAATCATAGGCGAAACGGGGGGTCTTCCGGGACTTAGGGACAAGGAAGCTTTGCAGCGTGCGGCCTATGCACCCACGGAGAGTGCCGGAGGGCAGGACGCTTACCCCACCTTGTTCACTAAGGTGGCTGCTGTGGGATACCGGCTCTGCCAGGGGCATCCCTTCATAGACGGCAACAAGCGCACGGCCCTGCACGCCATGGTATGGACCCTGGGGGCGAACGGTTACAGGGTGCGCCTGCAGCCTCTGGCTAGCGCTACGGTGATGGTCTTGGTGGCCACGGGACACCTTTCCATACCTGGTCTCCGCATCGCCCTGATCCTCTGGTGTGGTTTGGACCCGGCAGACGAAACGCTGTAG
- a CDS encoding type II toxin-antitoxin system HicB family antitoxin: MKRTFTAHLWQEGDLWVAQCLEVDVASQGATEEEALANLKEALELYFEPPTPTRVPVVREVEVELGAA; this comes from the coding sequence GTGAAGCGCACCTTTACCGCCCACCTTTGGCAGGAAGGGGACCTCTGGGTGGCCCAGTGCCTGGAGGTGGATGTGGCCAGCCAGGGGGCTACCGAAGAGGAAGCCCTGGCCAATCTCAAGGAAGCCCTGGAGCTCTACTTTGAACCTCCCACCCCCACCCGGGTGCCCGTGGTGCGGGAGGTGGAGGTGGAGCTTGGGGCCGCTTAG
- a CDS encoding type IV secretory system conjugative DNA transfer family protein, translating to MDSLFATPPWLRLLRALGFLLFLGSLGVVFYLGGRAGLEAAHLLAGAGWDRAIGRPGARGLEFMGPCMLALNTPCGDRLNQVWTERLDLDLMRLVLVLGFVVGLSPFVVNPARPRKLPGLGRWATAKDLKPYLTERGAGWYGQVGRKPLRVPEGLRVAHTLVVGKPGHGKTSGYYLPNLLLDAKEGWTAIVYDLKYPDRGGLMEAMAYYSHFGRPVYAFTPWGERSFRINFLEGAEDPVQAKLIAEIFVPRNPKVPDSKEFYPGLERTLLQALIHAEGVEGRYSLAHVYRILGDGVAGLKAYVEVRPYLQVELKTLLEMRQDQLAGILNGARNRLSIWLDPGLAAATEPGPMEVPWAKVFSEPSLVYIGVPQELIGDNASGYVLLKLLKRIVDLKTLQHANRNGGRLKVPVSVYWDEFPNFGFLPGIKENLGTMRSRRVAYHIAVQNTDQGRAVYGEEWEAIEGTFAQRVYFLSGLSDNDAERLSEILGETSVMQEVRGTTRKGVLPIPTARSLGEREVARPLLSPEEMRTAEKGEAVVLLEGVPPVRMRLYGMWRKEHLLHGLWEKARKAEAKVQGIPLPKARPKVEPPASQGPSRTPWAEDPSRAASLLLYLEALTARLPRFKRYYVKSETNRLDMDLPEGFPLPEPAWAKRGWCQVEGEPPRLSLTKGGLEALEKEERGGYHALIRWCRVVERWHKDHRGEPVPEAFSLPREEAERVLLRRVCGEGVEVLGDEVRLRPGLGLAGFRCPREGAHAPGSGGGGTERHGGGDGPGGPSGPEAPGGGPEAGPGGAGGEGVPAHHG from the coding sequence ATGGACTCCCTCTTCGCCACGCCTCCCTGGCTTAGGCTCCTCCGGGCCCTGGGCTTCCTCCTCTTCCTGGGAAGCCTAGGGGTGGTCTTCTACCTGGGGGGGAGGGCGGGCCTCGAGGCCGCCCACCTCCTGGCAGGAGCGGGCTGGGACCGGGCCATCGGCAGGCCCGGGGCCCGGGGCCTGGAGTTCATGGGCCCCTGCATGCTGGCCCTGAACACCCCCTGCGGGGACCGGCTCAACCAGGTCTGGACGGAGCGCCTGGACCTGGACCTCATGCGACTTGTTCTGGTCCTGGGCTTCGTGGTGGGGCTTTCCCCCTTCGTGGTGAACCCGGCGCGGCCCAGGAAGCTCCCCGGCCTCGGGCGCTGGGCCACAGCCAAGGACCTGAAGCCCTACCTCACGGAAAGGGGGGCGGGGTGGTACGGGCAGGTGGGCCGCAAGCCCCTGCGGGTGCCTGAGGGCCTTAGGGTGGCCCACACCCTGGTGGTGGGCAAGCCCGGGCACGGGAAGACCTCGGGCTACTACCTGCCCAACCTCCTCTTGGACGCCAAGGAGGGCTGGACGGCCATCGTCTACGACCTCAAGTACCCCGACCGGGGCGGGCTCATGGAGGCCATGGCCTACTACAGCCACTTCGGGCGCCCGGTGTACGCCTTTACCCCTTGGGGGGAACGCTCCTTCCGCATCAACTTCCTGGAGGGGGCCGAGGACCCGGTGCAGGCCAAGCTCATCGCCGAGATCTTCGTTCCCAGAAACCCCAAGGTGCCCGACTCCAAGGAGTTCTACCCGGGCCTCGAGCGGACCCTGCTCCAGGCCCTGATCCACGCCGAGGGGGTGGAGGGGAGGTACTCCCTGGCCCACGTCTACCGGATCCTGGGGGACGGGGTGGCCGGGCTCAAGGCCTACGTGGAGGTGCGGCCCTACCTGCAGGTGGAACTCAAGACCCTCCTGGAGATGCGGCAGGACCAGCTGGCGGGGATCCTGAACGGGGCCCGGAACCGCCTCTCCATCTGGCTGGACCCGGGCCTCGCCGCCGCCACGGAGCCCGGGCCCATGGAGGTCCCCTGGGCGAAGGTTTTCTCCGAGCCCAGCCTGGTCTACATCGGCGTGCCCCAGGAGCTCATCGGGGACAACGCCTCGGGGTACGTGCTCCTCAAGCTCCTGAAGCGCATCGTGGACCTGAAGACCCTCCAGCACGCTAACCGGAACGGGGGCAGGCTCAAGGTGCCCGTGAGCGTCTACTGGGACGAGTTCCCCAACTTCGGCTTCCTCCCCGGGATCAAGGAGAACCTGGGCACCATGCGCTCCCGGAGGGTGGCCTACCACATCGCCGTGCAGAACACGGACCAGGGGCGGGCCGTCTACGGGGAGGAGTGGGAGGCCATAGAGGGCACCTTCGCCCAGCGGGTCTACTTCCTCTCGGGGCTTTCGGACAACGACGCCGAGAGGCTTTCGGAGATCCTGGGGGAAACCTCGGTGATGCAGGAGGTGCGGGGCACCACCCGCAAGGGGGTCCTGCCTATTCCCACGGCCCGGTCCTTGGGGGAGCGGGAGGTGGCGAGGCCCCTCCTTTCCCCGGAAGAGATGCGCACGGCGGAGAAGGGGGAGGCGGTGGTCCTCCTGGAGGGGGTGCCCCCGGTGCGGATGCGCCTTTATGGCATGTGGCGGAAGGAGCACCTCCTCCATGGCCTTTGGGAGAAGGCCCGCAAGGCGGAGGCCAAGGTGCAGGGCATCCCCTTGCCCAAGGCGCGGCCCAAGGTGGAGCCCCCGGCCTCCCAAGGGCCTTCCCGCACCCCTTGGGCCGAGGACCCCTCGAGGGCTGCCAGCCTCCTCCTCTACCTGGAGGCCCTCACCGCCAGGCTGCCCCGGTTCAAGCGCTACTACGTGAAATCGGAGACCAATCGGCTGGACATGGACTTGCCCGAGGGGTTTCCCCTGCCGGAGCCCGCCTGGGCCAAGCGGGGGTGGTGCCAGGTGGAGGGGGAGCCTCCCCGGCTTTCCCTCACCAAGGGGGGCCTCGAGGCCCTAGAGAAGGAGGAGCGGGGGGGCTACCACGCCCTCATCCGCTGGTGCCGGGTGGTGGAGAGGTGGCACAAGGACCACCGGGGAGAGCCCGTGCCCGAGGCTTTCTCCCTCCCCCGGGAGGAGGCGGAGCGGGTGCTCTTGAGGCGGGTGTGCGGGGAAGGAGTGGAGGTCTTGGGGGATGAGGTGCGCTTGCGTCCTGGTCTTGGTCTGGCTGGCTTCCGTTGCCCTAGGGAAGGAGCTCACGCCCCTGGAAGCGGCGGAGGCGGTACGGAGCGCCACGGGGGAGGTGATGGTCCAGGTGGGCCTTCTGGACCTGAAGCCCCTGGCGGAGGCCCTGAGGCAGGCCCGGGTGGAGCGGGGGGTGAAGGTGTACCTGCTCACCACGGCTGA